A part of Methyloprofundus sedimenti genomic DNA contains:
- a CDS encoding threonine aldolase family protein, translated as MNFASDNWAGAHPAIAQRLLEVSAGFSAPYGAGTLDHKIEQKFNELFEREVAVYFVSTGTAANSLALAAVNRPGGVSFCHREAHMLEDECGAPEFFTHGARLAPVDGENGKIDPLNLKAEIERFPPDFVHAGQPMAISITQATEIGTLYQPDEIAGIAQIAQAYGLPLHMDGARFANALVALELTPAQMTWKQGVDIVSFGATKNGCWCADALVFMSPELAKDLPYIRKRAAQLHSKSRFIAAQFDAYLYDDLWLDMARYANAMAERLQKGIVNSTHARLAWHAEANEIFAIVDKAHANKLQEKGAVFYQWNPPRAKPGLLSQNEVLVRLVTCFATEADQVDRFLELLR; from the coding sequence ATGAATTTTGCATCCGATAATTGGGCCGGTGCACACCCTGCGATTGCACAACGGTTGCTGGAAGTTTCTGCAGGATTTTCAGCGCCTTATGGCGCAGGCACTCTTGATCACAAGATCGAACAAAAGTTTAACGAGCTATTTGAACGTGAAGTTGCGGTCTATTTTGTCAGCACCGGCACCGCGGCTAATTCGCTGGCACTAGCTGCCGTGAATCGTCCAGGTGGAGTATCCTTTTGTCACCGCGAAGCGCACATGCTGGAAGACGAATGTGGCGCACCGGAGTTTTTCACGCATGGTGCTCGTCTGGCACCAGTGGACGGGGAAAACGGTAAAATCGACCCGCTTAACCTCAAAGCCGAAATCGAACGTTTTCCACCTGATTTTGTACATGCGGGACAACCGATGGCCATTTCTATCACCCAGGCTACCGAAATTGGCACGCTGTATCAGCCTGATGAAATTGCCGGTATTGCGCAGATTGCCCAGGCTTACGGCTTACCCTTGCATATGGATGGCGCGCGGTTTGCAAATGCGCTGGTTGCGCTGGAACTAACACCTGCACAAATGACCTGGAAACAGGGTGTGGATATCGTCTCTTTCGGTGCAACCAAAAACGGTTGCTGGTGTGCCGATGCACTGGTATTCATGAGTCCGGAATTGGCCAAAGATTTACCGTATATCCGTAAACGCGCTGCGCAACTGCATTCTAAAAGCCGCTTCATCGCTGCACAATTTGATGCTTATTTATATGATGATCTTTGGTTAGATATGGCGCGTTATGCCAATGCTATGGCTGAACGTTTGCAAAAGGGTATCGTTAACTCTACACATGCACGATTAGCGTGGCATGCAGAAGCCAATGAAATATTTGCTATTGTGGATAAAGCGCACGCGAATAAACTCCAGGAAAAAGGTGCCGTTTTTTATCAGTGGAATCCGCCACGCGCAAAACCAGGCCTGTTAAGCCAGAACGAAGTGTTGGTGCGCCTGGTAACCTGCTTTGCGACGGAGGCTGATCAAGTAGATCGGTTTCTTGAGCTGTTAAGATGA
- a CDS encoding lipid-binding SYLF domain-containing protein, with protein MFRLKPIIVLLAMLSALFVLNGCARPEGSTKADKISYIHKMRSTDLAELYKLAPGAKTHIASAYGYAVFNNMGINVFVVSTGQGYGVARNNKTGKDTYMKMFSAGVGVGLGVKDFRGIFVFANKTVFDRFVDIGWNVQGQADAAAKLDNKGGAVSVAIEVAPGIFLYQFTKSGLAAQATIQGTKFWKDKELN; from the coding sequence ATGTTTAGACTAAAACCTATTATCGTATTGCTTGCTATGCTGTCAGCGCTATTTGTTTTAAATGGTTGTGCCAGACCCGAAGGCAGCACCAAAGCTGATAAAATCAGTTATATTCATAAAATGAGATCTACAGACTTAGCCGAACTATATAAATTAGCACCAGGGGCAAAGACGCATATTGCCAGTGCCTATGGGTATGCCGTTTTTAATAACATGGGCATCAATGTATTTGTGGTATCAACAGGTCAGGGTTACGGTGTGGCACGCAATAATAAAACAGGCAAAGACACCTATATGAAAATGTTTTCTGCGGGTGTCGGCGTAGGACTGGGTGTTAAAGATTTTCGCGGTATATTTGTCTTTGCCAACAAAACGGTTTTTGATCGTTTTGTTGATATTGGCTGGAACGTACAAGGTCAGGCGGATGCGGCAGCAAAACTTGACAACAAAGGTGGTGCAGTTTCAGTCGCAATAGAAGTTGCACCGGGTATCTTCTTATATCAATTCACAAAAAGTGGCCTGGCTGCACAAGCGACCATTCAGGGTACAAAGTTCTGGAAGGATAAAGAGTTAAATTAA
- a CDS encoding Lnb N-terminal periplasmic domain-containing protein — MLKILQFVFIATVITGATAWGACALYFGDSHTGTLQIFLAAGFAVSGLVALVGLYFPAVRYRLLAIHGVLFIAVLSNWLTTAPRNDRPWQQDVATLAYATFDDDRVTVHNIRNFSYRNEFDYQPAYYQQSYDLNKLEGADLFAIYWMGPAIAHTIMSFRFSDGKHLAFSIEARKEQNEAYSTIKGFFRQYELIYIVADERDVIGLRTTYRHDPPEQVYLYQLQGSKAEALRLLMAYLHEINSLSEHPVFYNTMTNNCTTGIWMHSLINPEPLPFSWKILLSGYVPQYLYESGKLDQRISFAELQRRAHINTRANDADNSVDFSQRIRKPL; from the coding sequence ATGTTAAAAATATTACAGTTTGTCTTCATTGCGACTGTGATAACCGGTGCTACGGCGTGGGGCGCTTGTGCGCTATATTTTGGCGATTCGCATACCGGGACGCTGCAAATTTTCCTCGCTGCTGGCTTTGCTGTGTCCGGCCTGGTCGCTCTTGTTGGGCTATACTTCCCTGCCGTGCGCTATCGGTTGTTAGCTATACACGGCGTGTTATTTATTGCTGTATTAAGCAATTGGTTAACTACAGCACCGAGGAATGACCGGCCGTGGCAACAAGATGTAGCTACGCTGGCGTATGCAACTTTTGATGATGATCGGGTGACAGTGCATAATATTCGTAACTTTTCTTATCGCAATGAGTTTGACTATCAACCGGCCTATTATCAGCAAAGTTATGATTTAAACAAGCTGGAAGGTGCGGATTTGTTCGCTATTTACTGGATGGGGCCGGCGATTGCACACACCATTATGAGCTTTCGGTTCAGTGATGGAAAGCATTTGGCCTTTTCCATTGAGGCGCGCAAGGAACAAAATGAAGCATACTCAACAATTAAAGGCTTTTTCCGCCAATACGAACTGATTTATATTGTCGCTGATGAGCGTGATGTTATTGGTTTGCGTACCACCTACCGACACGATCCACCAGAACAGGTTTATCTCTATCAGTTGCAAGGTAGCAAGGCTGAAGCGCTGCGTTTGTTAATGGCGTATTTGCATGAAATTAATAGCCTCAGTGAGCATCCTGTTTTTTATAATACAATGACTAATAATTGCACCACAGGTATCTGGATGCATTCACTTATCAATCCGGAACCTCTGCCTTTTTCCTGGAAAATTTTATTAAGCGGCTATGTACCACAGTATCTTTATGAGTCGGGGAAATTAGATCAGCGTATCAGTTTTGCTGAGTTACAACGGCGAGCACACATCAATACGCGCGCTAATGATGCAGACAATAGCGTGGACTTTTCTCAAAGAATACGTAAACCCCTGTAA
- a CDS encoding fumarylacetoacetate hydrolase family protein yields MKLVTFKHQGISRVGAVVDDVVVDGLARNNIPQSMLEFLETGTVAMAALQELIDRRQARIPLDEVKLLAPVPRPGKFLGIGLNYADHIAETAQEKPEYPTFFTKQSSCVIADGDAIHLPAVSEKLDYEVELAFVIGQRCRHVPLEKADEVIAGYTIVNDVTVRDWQFRTPTWTIGKSFDTHGPMGPWIVTKDEIMDPHNLSLKTWVDDELRQFSNTSHMIFNIYQMIAYLSQAMTLEPGDVISTGTPSGVGVKMQPRGYMRAGQVVKIEIENIGSLSNPVINEPEGFVVTG; encoded by the coding sequence ATGAAATTAGTAACATTTAAACACCAGGGTATTAGTCGAGTAGGCGCGGTTGTTGATGACGTCGTTGTGGACGGTTTGGCGCGAAATAATATACCGCAAAGCATGCTGGAATTTTTAGAAACAGGCACGGTTGCTATGGCAGCTTTGCAGGAATTAATTGATAGACGTCAAGCACGTATTCCCTTAGACGAAGTTAAATTACTCGCGCCCGTTCCCAGGCCCGGGAAATTTTTAGGTATCGGTCTTAATTATGCCGATCATATTGCCGAAACGGCTCAGGAAAAACCTGAGTATCCGACGTTTTTTACCAAGCAAAGTAGCTGTGTAATAGCTGATGGCGATGCAATACATCTGCCTGCAGTCTCAGAAAAACTGGATTATGAAGTTGAACTTGCTTTTGTTATTGGTCAGCGTTGCAGGCATGTACCCCTGGAAAAAGCTGATGAAGTCATTGCAGGTTACACTATCGTTAATGATGTTACTGTACGTGACTGGCAGTTTCGCACACCCACCTGGACGATAGGGAAATCCTTTGATACACATGGGCCCATGGGGCCGTGGATAGTGACCAAAGATGAAATTATGGACCCGCATAATTTAAGCTTGAAAACCTGGGTGGATGATGAGTTACGCCAGTTTTCCAATACCAGTCATATGATTTTCAATATTTATCAAATGATCGCTTATTTAAGTCAGGCAATGACCTTAGAACCTGGCGATGTAATATCCACAGGTACACCAAGTGGCGTAGGCGTAAAAATGCAACCTCGGGGCTATATGAGGGCCGGGCAAGTGGTAAAAATTGAAATTGAAAATATTGGCAGCTTGTCCAATCCTGTGATTAATGAACCCGAAGGCTTTGTTGTTACAGGCTAA